Proteins found in one Aphelocoma coerulescens isolate FSJ_1873_10779 chromosome 27, UR_Acoe_1.0, whole genome shotgun sequence genomic segment:
- the MED1 gene encoding mediator of RNA polymerase II transcription subunit 1 isoform X1, whose product MKAAPGSAEEAEKLNKMSSLLERLHAKYSQNRPWTETMKLVRQVMEKRVVLNSGGHQHLVSCLETLQKALKVSSLPAMTDRLESIARQSGLGSHLSANGTECYITSDMFYVEVQLDPTGLLCDVKVAHHGENPVSCPELVQHLREKNFDEFSKHLRGLVNLYKLPGDNKLKTKMYLALQSLELDLQKMAGMYWQATNANPLDKILHGSVGYLTPRSGGLLMNLKYYVSPYDLFEDGTGAPVVLHENNVPRSLGMNVSVTVEGTMAMHKLPIAPLIMGSHPVDSKGTPSFSSITSANSVDLPACFFLKFPRPIPVSRAFIQKLQSCTGIPLFDTSPTFVPLYELITQFELSKEADPLPLNHNMRFYAALPGQQHCYFLNKDAPLPDGRSLQGTLISKIAFQHPGRVPLILNLIRHQVAYNTLIGSCVKRTVLKEDSPGILQFEVCPLSDSCFSVSFQHPVNDSLVCVVMDVQDSTHVNCKLYKGLSDALICTDDFIAKVVQRCMSIPVTMRAIRRKAETIQADTPALSLIAETVEDMVKKNLPPASSPGYGMTTGSNPMSGTTTPTNTFPGGPITTLFNMSISMKERHDSVGHGEDFSKVSQNPILTSLLQITGNVGSTIGSSPTPPHHTPPPVSSPASNTKNHPMLMNLLKENPPQDFSTLYGSSPLERQNSSSGSPRMEMGPGGNKQKKKKSRMPADKPKHQTEDDFQRELFSMDVDSQNPIFDVNMTADTLDTPHITPAPSQCSTPPTTYPQALPHAQPSIQRMVRLSSSDSIGADVTDILSDIAEEASKLPTSTEDCPPIGTPVRDSSSSGHSQSALFDPDVFQTNSSENPYTDPADLIADAAVSPNSDSSNHFFPDGVDFNPDLLNSQSQSGFGEEYFDESSQSGDTDDFKGYAPQALTNLGVQVLGADGGENKFKGSTPSDTVDFSIIAAASKALGSSDIMEHHSGGQSPLLNTGDLGKEKSQKRVKEGNGSGSAMAGAGIDGKPGKRSRTPSSDGKSKEKLPKRKKQETDGKSPSHSSSNRPFTPPASTGGSKSPGSSGRSQTPPGVATPPIPKITIQIPKGTVTVGKPSSHGQYTSSGSVTSSSSKSHHSHSSSSSSSSSSSTSGKIKSKSEGSSGSKMSSSLYSSQGGSGSGQSKGSAQSVGKPGSSPITKHGLSTGSGSTKMKPQGKPSSLMNPSISKPNISPSHSRPSGGSDKLASPMKPVPGTPPSSKAKSPISSGSGGSHMSGTGSSSSMKSSSGMGSSGSMSQKPPPSSNSSTASSSSFSSSGSSMSSSQNQHGSSKGKSPSRNKKPSLTAVIDKLKHGVVTSGPGGDDPMDGQMGPSSNSSSHTMSSKHNMSGGEFQGKREKSDKEKSKVSVSGGSVDSSKKNSDSKNVGSTGVAKIIISKHDGGSPSIKAKVTLQKPGEGGGDGLRPQMASSKSYGSPLISGSTPKHERCSPSHSKSPAYTPQNIDSESESGSSIAEKSYQNSPSSDDGIRPLPEYSAEKHKKHKKEKKKVKDKDRDRDRDRDKDRDKKKSHGMKPESWSKSPISADQSLSMASSAILSAERPSRASPEFLIGEEDDDLMDVALIGN is encoded by the exons ATGAAGGCAGCGCCGGGCAGCGCCGAGG AGGCGGAAAAGCTGAACAAGATGAGCTCCCTCCTGGAAAGGCTCCACGCCAAGTACAGCCAGAACCGGCCCTGGACAGAAACCATGAAGTTGGTCCGTCAGGTCATG GAAAAGCGAGTGGTGCTGAACTCAGGGGGACACCAACACCTGGTGAGCTGCTTGGAGACGCTGCAGAAGGCCCTGAAAG TGTCATCTCTGCCTGCCATGACTGATCGCTTGGAGTCCATCGCCAGGCAAAGCGG CCTCGGCTCCCACCTGAGTGCGAACGGCACCGAGTGTTACATCACCTCGGACATGTTTTATGTGGAAGTGCAGTTGGATCCTACAGggctgctctgtgatgtcaaGGTGGCTCACCATGGAGAAAACCCCGTG AGCTGTCCAGAACTGGTGCAACATCTGAG agagaaaaattttGATGAGTTTTCAAAGCATCTGAGGGGACTTGTGAACTTGTATAAGCTGCCAGGGGACAA caAACTTAAAACTAAAATGTACTTGGCTCTGCAGTCCTTGGAGTTGGATCTCCAAAAGATGGCTGGGATGTATTG GCAAGCCACCAATGCAAACCCCCTGGACAAGATCCTGCATGGCAGTGTTGGCTATCTCACCCCCAGGAGTGGAG GTCTCCTGATGAACCTCAAATATTACGTCTCCCCCTATGATTTATTTGAGGATGGCACTGGAGCCCCTGTGGTTTTGCACGAGAACAATG TTCCTCGCTCGCTGGGCATGAACGTGTCCGTGACAGTCGAGGGAACCATGGCAATGCACAAACTTCCAATTGCTCCCCTGATCATGGGCTCCCACCCTGTGGACAGCAAAGG AACTCCGTCTTTCTCCTCGATCACCAGTGCCAACAGCGTGGACTTGCCAGCTTGTTTCTTCCTGAAATTCCCACGTCCCATTCCAGTGTCTCGAGCTTTCATCCAGAAACTCCAGAGCTGCACAG GTATCCCACTGTTTGACACGTCACCCACGTTTGTCCCTCTGTATGAGCTGATCACGCAGTTTGAGTTGTCCAAGGAGGCCGATCCCCTGCCCCTGAACCACAACATGCGCTTCTATGCA GCTCTTCCAGGACAGCAGCACTGTTACTTCCTGAACAAAGACGCTCCTCTCCCGGATGGACGAAGCCTCCAGGGAACTCTGATCAGCAAAATCGCCTTCCAGCACCCCGGCCGGGTGCCCCTCATCCTCAACTTGATCCGGCACCAGGTGGCCTACAACACCCTCATCGGCAGCTGTGTCAAGAGGACAGTCCTGAAGGAAG ATTCTCCTGGGATCCTGCAGTTTGAAGTTTGTCCTCTCTCTGACTCCTGTTTCAGtgtatccttccagcaccccgTGAACGACTCCCTGGTGTGTG TGGTGATGGATGTGCAGGACTCCACCCATGTGAACTGCAAGCTGTACAAAGGGCTGTCCGATGCCCTCATCTGTACAGATGATTTCATTGCCAAGGTTGTTCAAAG GTGCATGTCCATCCCTGTCACCATGAGAGCCATCCGTAGGAAGGCAGAAACCATTCAAGCTGacaccccagccctgtccctcaTTGCAGAGACAGTTGAAGACATGGTGAAGAAAAACCtgcccccagccagcagcccagGGTATGGCATGACCACAGGCAGCAACCCAATGAGTGGGACCACCACCCCAACCAACACTTTTCCTGGGGGGCCCATCACTACTTTGTTTAACATGAGCATAAGCATGAAAGAGAGGCATGACTCGGTGGGCCATGGGGAGGACTTCAGCAAAGTGTCTCAGAACCCTATTCTCACTAGTTTGTTGcagatcacagggaatgtggggtCTACCATTGGCTCAAGTccaacccccccccaccacACACCACCACCAGTATCCTCACCAGCCAGCAACACCAAGAACCACCCCATGCTCATGAACCTTCTTAAGGAGAATCCTCCTCAGGATTTCTCCACTCTGTATGGGAGCAGCCCTCTGGAAAGGCAGAACTCTTCCTCTGGCTCCCCCAGAATGGAAATGGGCCCTGGGGGGaataagcaaaagaaaaaaaaatcccgcaTGCCAGCCGACAAGCCCAAGCACCAGACTGAGGATGATTTCCAGAGGGAGCTCTTTTCCATGGATGTTGACTCCCAGAACCCCATTTTTGATGTCAACATGACTGCAGACACCCTGGACACCCCTCATATTACTCCAGCACCCAGCCAGTGCAGCACTCCTCCTACCACCTACCCCCAGGCGCTCCCCCATGCGCAGCCCAGTATCCAGAGGATGGTTCGCCTGTCCAGCTCGGACAGCATCGGGGCCGATGTCACCGACATCCTCTCGGATATAGCAGAGGAGGCTTCCAAGCTGCCCACCAGTACCGAGGACTGCCCACCCATTGGGACTCCAGTCAGAGACTCTTCTAGTTCAGGACATTCACAAAGTGCCCTCTTTGACCCCGATGTTTTTCAGACCAACAGTAGTGAGAACCCCTACACAGACCCCGCAGACCTGATCGCGGACGCCGCTGTGAGCCCCAACAGCGACTCCTCCAACCATTTTTTTCCAGACGGGGTAGATTTCAACCCTGACTTGCTGAACAGCCAGAGCCAGAGCGGTTTTGGGGAGGAATACTTTGATGAGAGCAGTCAGAGCGGAGACACTGACGATTTCAAGGGCTATGCCCCCCAGGCTCTAACTAATTTGGGGGTGCAAGTCTTGGGGGCTGACGggggggaaaataaatttaaggGGAGCACTCCGTCCGATACGGTGGATTTTAGTATTATTGCAGCTGCCAGCAAAGCACTGGGGTCCTCCGACATCATGGAGCACCACAGTGGAGGTCAGAGCCCTTTGCTGAACACGGGGGATTTAGGAAAAGAGAAGTCTCAGAAACGGGTAAAGGAAGGCAATGGGTCTGGAAGTGCCATGGCAGGTGCCGGGATAGATGGGAAGCCAGGGAAGCGCAGCCGGACGCCATCCAGTGATggcaaaagcaaagagaaactTCCAAAGCGGAAGAAGCAGGAGACAGATGGGAAATCTCCATCTCACAGTTCGTCCAACAGGCCCTTCACGCCACCAGCAAGCACAGGTGGGTCCAAGTCTCCGGGGAGTTCGGGCAGATCCCAGACTCCTCCCGGGGTAGCTACTCCTCCTATTCCAAAAATAACCATTCAGATCCCAAAAGGAACAGTGACTGTTGGCAAACCGTCTTCACACGGCCAGTACACGAGTAGTGGTTCTGTCACCTCCTCCAGTAGCAAAAGCCATCATAGCcattcttcctcctcctcctcttcttcctcctcttcaacCTCAggcaaaattaaaagcaaatcagAAGGGTCTTCTGGCTCAAAGATGAGCAGCAGCCTTTACTCCAGCCAAGGTGGCTCCGGTTCGGGTCAGTCCAAGGGCTCGGCCCAGTCGGTGGGAAAGCCGGGATCCTCCCCCATCACCAAGCACGGCCTCAGCACCGGCTCTGGCAGCACCAAGATGAAACCTCAAGGAAAGCCATCGTCCCTCATGAACCCTTCCATAAGCAAACCAAACATCTCTCCGTCTCACTCGAGACCCTCGGGGGGTTCTGACAAACTCGCCTCTCCCATGAAACCCGTCCCAGGTACTCCCCCATCGTCTAAAGCGAAGTCACCCATCAGTTCAGGTTCCGGTGGGTCTCACATGTCTGGGACTGGCTCAAGCTCGAGCATGAAATCATCTTCAGGAATGGGATCCTCCGGGTCTATGTCACAGAAACCACCCCCCTCGTCCAATTCCTCCACGGCATCTTCATCTTCCTTTTCATCCAGTGGGTCTTCCATGTCTTCATCCCAGAACCAGCATGGAAGCTCCAAAGGCAAGTCCCCGAGCAGAAACAAGAAGCCATCGCTGACCGCAGTCATAGACAAGCTGAAGCACGGGGTGGTCACGAGCGGGCCTGGCGGAGACGACCCCATGGATGGACAGATGGGGCCGAGTTCCAATTCCTCAAGCCATACAATGTCCTCCAAACACAACATGTCTGGAGGGGAGTTCCAGGGAAAGCGGGAGAAGAGCGACAAGGAGAAATCGAAGGTctctgtttctggaggatctgtTGACTCTTCCAAGAAGAACTCGGATTCCAAAAACGTCGGAAGCACTGGAGTGGCCAAAATTATCATCAGCAAACACGATGGTGGTTCCCCCAGCATTAAAGCCAAAGTAACTCTGCAGAAACCCGGGGAAGGGGGCGGGGACGGCCTGAGGCCTCAGATGGCTTCTTCCAAAAGCTACGGATCCCCCCTGATCAGCGGCTCCACCCCCAAGCACGAgcgctgctcccccagccacagcAAGTCCCCGGCGTACACCCCCCAGAACATCGACAGCGAGAGCGAGTCGGGCTCCTCCATCGCCGAGAAATCCTAccagaacagccccagctccgacGACGGCATCCGGCCCCTGCCCGAGTACAGCGCCGAGAAACACAAGAAGcacaaaaaggagaagaaaaaagtgaaagacAAAGACCGGGACAGAGATCGGGACCGGGATAAGGACAGGGACAAGAAGAAATCCCACGGCATGAAGCCGGAGAGCTGGTCCAAGTCCCCGATCTCGGCAGATCAGTCTCTGTCCATGGCGAGCAGCGCCATCCTCTCGGCCGAGCGGCCATCCAGGGCCAGCCCCGAGTTCCTGATCGGGGAAGAGGATGATGATCTCATGGATGTTGCTCTAATTGGCAATTAA
- the MED1 gene encoding mediator of RNA polymerase II transcription subunit 1 isoform X2 encodes MKAAPGSAEEAEKLNKMSSLLERLHAKYSQNRPWTETMKLVRQVMEKRVVLNSGGHQHLVSCLETLQKALKVSSLPAMTDRLESIARQSGLGSHLSANGTECYITSDMFYVEVQLDPTGLLCDVKVAHHGENPVSCPELVQHLREKNFDEFSKHLRGLVNLYKLPGDNKLKTKMYLALQSLELDLQKMAGMYWQATNANPLDKILHGSVGYLTPRSGGLLMNLKYYVSPYDLFEDGTGAPVVLHENNVPRSLGMNVSVTVEGTMAMHKLPIAPLIMGSHPVDSKGTPSFSSITSANSVDLPACFFLKFPRPIPVSRAFIQKLQSCTGIPLFDTSPTFVPLYELITQFELSKEADPLPLNHNMRFYAALPGQQHCYFLNKDAPLPDGRSLQGTLISKIAFQHPGRVPLILNLIRHQVAYNTLIGSCVKRTVLKEDSPGILQFEVCPLSDSCFSVSFQHPVNDSLVCVVMDVQDSTHVNCKLYKGLSDALICTDDFIAKVVQRCMSIPVTMRAIRRKAETIQADTPALSLIAETVEDMVKKNLPPASSPGLLQITGNVGSTIGSSPTPPHHTPPPVSSPASNTKNHPMLMNLLKENPPQDFSTLYGSSPLERQNSSSGSPRMEMGPGGNKQKKKKSRMPADKPKHQTEDDFQRELFSMDVDSQNPIFDVNMTADTLDTPHITPAPSQCSTPPTTYPQALPHAQPSIQRMVRLSSSDSIGADVTDILSDIAEEASKLPTSTEDCPPIGTPVRDSSSSGHSQSALFDPDVFQTNSSENPYTDPADLIADAAVSPNSDSSNHFFPDGVDFNPDLLNSQSQSGFGEEYFDESSQSGDTDDFKGYAPQALTNLGVQVLGADGGENKFKGSTPSDTVDFSIIAAASKALGSSDIMEHHSGGQSPLLNTGDLGKEKSQKRVKEGNGSGSAMAGAGIDGKPGKRSRTPSSDGKSKEKLPKRKKQETDGKSPSHSSSNRPFTPPASTGGSKSPGSSGRSQTPPGVATPPIPKITIQIPKGTVTVGKPSSHGQYTSSGSVTSSSSKSHHSHSSSSSSSSSSSTSGKIKSKSEGSSGSKMSSSLYSSQGGSGSGQSKGSAQSVGKPGSSPITKHGLSTGSGSTKMKPQGKPSSLMNPSISKPNISPSHSRPSGGSDKLASPMKPVPGTPPSSKAKSPISSGSGGSHMSGTGSSSSMKSSSGMGSSGSMSQKPPPSSNSSTASSSSFSSSGSSMSSSQNQHGSSKGKSPSRNKKPSLTAVIDKLKHGVVTSGPGGDDPMDGQMGPSSNSSSHTMSSKHNMSGGEFQGKREKSDKEKSKVSVSGGSVDSSKKNSDSKNVGSTGVAKIIISKHDGGSPSIKAKVTLQKPGEGGGDGLRPQMASSKSYGSPLISGSTPKHERCSPSHSKSPAYTPQNIDSESESGSSIAEKSYQNSPSSDDGIRPLPEYSAEKHKKHKKEKKKVKDKDRDRDRDRDKDRDKKKSHGMKPESWSKSPISADQSLSMASSAILSAERPSRASPEFLIGEEDDDLMDVALIGN; translated from the exons ATGAAGGCAGCGCCGGGCAGCGCCGAGG AGGCGGAAAAGCTGAACAAGATGAGCTCCCTCCTGGAAAGGCTCCACGCCAAGTACAGCCAGAACCGGCCCTGGACAGAAACCATGAAGTTGGTCCGTCAGGTCATG GAAAAGCGAGTGGTGCTGAACTCAGGGGGACACCAACACCTGGTGAGCTGCTTGGAGACGCTGCAGAAGGCCCTGAAAG TGTCATCTCTGCCTGCCATGACTGATCGCTTGGAGTCCATCGCCAGGCAAAGCGG CCTCGGCTCCCACCTGAGTGCGAACGGCACCGAGTGTTACATCACCTCGGACATGTTTTATGTGGAAGTGCAGTTGGATCCTACAGggctgctctgtgatgtcaaGGTGGCTCACCATGGAGAAAACCCCGTG AGCTGTCCAGAACTGGTGCAACATCTGAG agagaaaaattttGATGAGTTTTCAAAGCATCTGAGGGGACTTGTGAACTTGTATAAGCTGCCAGGGGACAA caAACTTAAAACTAAAATGTACTTGGCTCTGCAGTCCTTGGAGTTGGATCTCCAAAAGATGGCTGGGATGTATTG GCAAGCCACCAATGCAAACCCCCTGGACAAGATCCTGCATGGCAGTGTTGGCTATCTCACCCCCAGGAGTGGAG GTCTCCTGATGAACCTCAAATATTACGTCTCCCCCTATGATTTATTTGAGGATGGCACTGGAGCCCCTGTGGTTTTGCACGAGAACAATG TTCCTCGCTCGCTGGGCATGAACGTGTCCGTGACAGTCGAGGGAACCATGGCAATGCACAAACTTCCAATTGCTCCCCTGATCATGGGCTCCCACCCTGTGGACAGCAAAGG AACTCCGTCTTTCTCCTCGATCACCAGTGCCAACAGCGTGGACTTGCCAGCTTGTTTCTTCCTGAAATTCCCACGTCCCATTCCAGTGTCTCGAGCTTTCATCCAGAAACTCCAGAGCTGCACAG GTATCCCACTGTTTGACACGTCACCCACGTTTGTCCCTCTGTATGAGCTGATCACGCAGTTTGAGTTGTCCAAGGAGGCCGATCCCCTGCCCCTGAACCACAACATGCGCTTCTATGCA GCTCTTCCAGGACAGCAGCACTGTTACTTCCTGAACAAAGACGCTCCTCTCCCGGATGGACGAAGCCTCCAGGGAACTCTGATCAGCAAAATCGCCTTCCAGCACCCCGGCCGGGTGCCCCTCATCCTCAACTTGATCCGGCACCAGGTGGCCTACAACACCCTCATCGGCAGCTGTGTCAAGAGGACAGTCCTGAAGGAAG ATTCTCCTGGGATCCTGCAGTTTGAAGTTTGTCCTCTCTCTGACTCCTGTTTCAGtgtatccttccagcaccccgTGAACGACTCCCTGGTGTGTG TGGTGATGGATGTGCAGGACTCCACCCATGTGAACTGCAAGCTGTACAAAGGGCTGTCCGATGCCCTCATCTGTACAGATGATTTCATTGCCAAGGTTGTTCAAAG GTGCATGTCCATCCCTGTCACCATGAGAGCCATCCGTAGGAAGGCAGAAACCATTCAAGCTGacaccccagccctgtccctcaTTGCAGAGACAGTTGAAGACATGGTGAAGAAAAACCtgcccccagccagcagcccagG TTTGTTGcagatcacagggaatgtggggtCTACCATTGGCTCAAGTccaacccccccccaccacACACCACCACCAGTATCCTCACCAGCCAGCAACACCAAGAACCACCCCATGCTCATGAACCTTCTTAAGGAGAATCCTCCTCAGGATTTCTCCACTCTGTATGGGAGCAGCCCTCTGGAAAGGCAGAACTCTTCCTCTGGCTCCCCCAGAATGGAAATGGGCCCTGGGGGGaataagcaaaagaaaaaaaaatcccgcaTGCCAGCCGACAAGCCCAAGCACCAGACTGAGGATGATTTCCAGAGGGAGCTCTTTTCCATGGATGTTGACTCCCAGAACCCCATTTTTGATGTCAACATGACTGCAGACACCCTGGACACCCCTCATATTACTCCAGCACCCAGCCAGTGCAGCACTCCTCCTACCACCTACCCCCAGGCGCTCCCCCATGCGCAGCCCAGTATCCAGAGGATGGTTCGCCTGTCCAGCTCGGACAGCATCGGGGCCGATGTCACCGACATCCTCTCGGATATAGCAGAGGAGGCTTCCAAGCTGCCCACCAGTACCGAGGACTGCCCACCCATTGGGACTCCAGTCAGAGACTCTTCTAGTTCAGGACATTCACAAAGTGCCCTCTTTGACCCCGATGTTTTTCAGACCAACAGTAGTGAGAACCCCTACACAGACCCCGCAGACCTGATCGCGGACGCCGCTGTGAGCCCCAACAGCGACTCCTCCAACCATTTTTTTCCAGACGGGGTAGATTTCAACCCTGACTTGCTGAACAGCCAGAGCCAGAGCGGTTTTGGGGAGGAATACTTTGATGAGAGCAGTCAGAGCGGAGACACTGACGATTTCAAGGGCTATGCCCCCCAGGCTCTAACTAATTTGGGGGTGCAAGTCTTGGGGGCTGACGggggggaaaataaatttaaggGGAGCACTCCGTCCGATACGGTGGATTTTAGTATTATTGCAGCTGCCAGCAAAGCACTGGGGTCCTCCGACATCATGGAGCACCACAGTGGAGGTCAGAGCCCTTTGCTGAACACGGGGGATTTAGGAAAAGAGAAGTCTCAGAAACGGGTAAAGGAAGGCAATGGGTCTGGAAGTGCCATGGCAGGTGCCGGGATAGATGGGAAGCCAGGGAAGCGCAGCCGGACGCCATCCAGTGATggcaaaagcaaagagaaactTCCAAAGCGGAAGAAGCAGGAGACAGATGGGAAATCTCCATCTCACAGTTCGTCCAACAGGCCCTTCACGCCACCAGCAAGCACAGGTGGGTCCAAGTCTCCGGGGAGTTCGGGCAGATCCCAGACTCCTCCCGGGGTAGCTACTCCTCCTATTCCAAAAATAACCATTCAGATCCCAAAAGGAACAGTGACTGTTGGCAAACCGTCTTCACACGGCCAGTACACGAGTAGTGGTTCTGTCACCTCCTCCAGTAGCAAAAGCCATCATAGCcattcttcctcctcctcctcttcttcctcctcttcaacCTCAggcaaaattaaaagcaaatcagAAGGGTCTTCTGGCTCAAAGATGAGCAGCAGCCTTTACTCCAGCCAAGGTGGCTCCGGTTCGGGTCAGTCCAAGGGCTCGGCCCAGTCGGTGGGAAAGCCGGGATCCTCCCCCATCACCAAGCACGGCCTCAGCACCGGCTCTGGCAGCACCAAGATGAAACCTCAAGGAAAGCCATCGTCCCTCATGAACCCTTCCATAAGCAAACCAAACATCTCTCCGTCTCACTCGAGACCCTCGGGGGGTTCTGACAAACTCGCCTCTCCCATGAAACCCGTCCCAGGTACTCCCCCATCGTCTAAAGCGAAGTCACCCATCAGTTCAGGTTCCGGTGGGTCTCACATGTCTGGGACTGGCTCAAGCTCGAGCATGAAATCATCTTCAGGAATGGGATCCTCCGGGTCTATGTCACAGAAACCACCCCCCTCGTCCAATTCCTCCACGGCATCTTCATCTTCCTTTTCATCCAGTGGGTCTTCCATGTCTTCATCCCAGAACCAGCATGGAAGCTCCAAAGGCAAGTCCCCGAGCAGAAACAAGAAGCCATCGCTGACCGCAGTCATAGACAAGCTGAAGCACGGGGTGGTCACGAGCGGGCCTGGCGGAGACGACCCCATGGATGGACAGATGGGGCCGAGTTCCAATTCCTCAAGCCATACAATGTCCTCCAAACACAACATGTCTGGAGGGGAGTTCCAGGGAAAGCGGGAGAAGAGCGACAAGGAGAAATCGAAGGTctctgtttctggaggatctgtTGACTCTTCCAAGAAGAACTCGGATTCCAAAAACGTCGGAAGCACTGGAGTGGCCAAAATTATCATCAGCAAACACGATGGTGGTTCCCCCAGCATTAAAGCCAAAGTAACTCTGCAGAAACCCGGGGAAGGGGGCGGGGACGGCCTGAGGCCTCAGATGGCTTCTTCCAAAAGCTACGGATCCCCCCTGATCAGCGGCTCCACCCCCAAGCACGAgcgctgctcccccagccacagcAAGTCCCCGGCGTACACCCCCCAGAACATCGACAGCGAGAGCGAGTCGGGCTCCTCCATCGCCGAGAAATCCTAccagaacagccccagctccgacGACGGCATCCGGCCCCTGCCCGAGTACAGCGCCGAGAAACACAAGAAGcacaaaaaggagaagaaaaaagtgaaagacAAAGACCGGGACAGAGATCGGGACCGGGATAAGGACAGGGACAAGAAGAAATCCCACGGCATGAAGCCGGAGAGCTGGTCCAAGTCCCCGATCTCGGCAGATCAGTCTCTGTCCATGGCGAGCAGCGCCATCCTCTCGGCCGAGCGGCCATCCAGGGCCAGCCCCGAGTTCCTGATCGGGGAAGAGGATGATGATCTCATGGATGTTGCTCTAATTGGCAATTAA